In Leopardus geoffroyi isolate Oge1 chromosome D1, O.geoffroyi_Oge1_pat1.0, whole genome shotgun sequence, the genomic stretch taaaataaaactgtcaaaagtgTTCTCTACATATGTGCTTATTGTTTCAATCCTgcaatataaagaacatatatgtctaagaatagaaaaatggataaacaaaccatGTAATTATGTAtgataatacttttatttaattataatattactGAATAATCTTGTTTGAGTTGCTTATTATATAATGTCAATtgaaaattgtaagatattttaaaatgatagtgtctaatttttttcaaaaatgtatatagcaaatgtttattaagaaatgcataagaggggcgcctgggtggcgcagtcggttaagcgtctgacttcagccaggtcacgatctcacggtccatgagatcgagccccgcgtcgggctctgggctgatggctcagagcctggagcctgtttccgattctgtgtctccctctctctctgcccctcccccgttcatgctctgtctctctctgtcccaaaaaataaataaacgttgaaaaaaaaaagaaaaaaaaaagaaatgcataagaAGTTACCTGTAGTCTTTTTAATTTGAGTTCAAGTTATCTCCTTCATCATTATTGTCTCAAAATTTGGGCACCTAAATATTTCTAACTTAATATATCGGCTAGTTAACTGGGACCTTTGATGAATTTCTACAATGCCAAAATATTCATCAtcaaccttattttttttaaaaatcaaataaacatatgaatgaACGTGTATGAGAGTGATTACAACATTCTGACACATTGTAAATACTGTCAAATGCATCCTACTGGtccaacagagaaagaaacacaactCTTCAATCAATATTAAAATTGGTAGCATTCAGTAGATGTTGCTGTGTTTATTCCAATCTTCCCCATATATAATTCTCTTACACAAGCAGATACAAATACATGCACATAAAATTACTCTCTTATTTATATATCATCTTATAGGTGACAAGAAGGTAAAGTTTCCATTCATTTTCCTCCTCAGATAAGGTTTGACTAGAGTCTTATATCAGCACCTATGCTCTAATGTGGCAAAATAGCCCCTTGGGATATAtaacacaccttttttttttctttaaggattcAGTTCAACAGCATTGATATCAAGGGATTTAGAGGTTTAGAgctgtacatatacatatattgtagaattgtaatttttttaccAATACCCTCAACATCTAGACCAGATTGCATCCAGCTCATTGTTTTTGCTGTCCAGAAAGTAAGgtattaaaagaatataaaaagtgGGACTAGTAATAGGATTTTTGCTGTTCTTCTTAGTTCTAAGTTGAACTGGAGGGAAGCTCTcataaagaagagacagaatttgagTGCCTATGAATTGATTATTATATTCTCAGAAACACAGGTTGGATTGCATCCACCCATGTGAAGGCAGAGGTGTTGTAAAATATTAggttttcttgaaaatttttatttcctcaattcTCACATTGCAATTTAGTGTAAATTTGCAACATGATTATGAATATCTATGctattttcctaaataaatagGAATTATTGGTTCTAGAAGTCCCATATGAATTACCTTCAtgacaagaagaaatagaataacTAGAGAATAGTTTTCAGTCCTGGTCAAAATACTCTTGCTTTTTACCTGCCCTCCTATTGTCTCAGAATGAGATTCTAATTTACTTGCTTCATTTCTAGAGAGACTTATTTGTGACTGTGTTTCTTCCATTCTAGATAGCAAAACCTACTTCAAGGAACTCACTGTCATATTGACACAGTGACATGAGATTACACAGAGTGAGAAAACAACCTTACTCTTTATAGGGTTTGGAAAAGAGAACAGACAAGAGACCATATAAAATTGTACTTTAGTAGTGGTAATACTCCTTTGTTAATGTTACTACTTGAAtacccctgcccacccacccttAGCATGATATCAGTCCGTTTCTCTTGcagaaaaattaaagtacaatatatttaaatcatttaatcttGTTTTGGAAAAAGTCTGATATAATTTGTCATTAATACCATATTACATGGTGTTAACCAGTATCTTTAACCAAAAGTTTTGCAAATGTATTGAAGATGGACCTAAatgtctcataaaaataaaaccagttttaGTAACCAACACTAGAACTATCAAAGAGAAACACGAGGAACATAACTAGGATATTTATATCACATATAGGAAACATATTCTTTAGAAAGGAGCAAAATTAATCTCAGACATACTTCCTATTCTTAATTTATGGGTATCTAGCTTTCCCcaatttttctactttcttcagCTGCATGAAAACATAATGTCAACAACTGACTGGTTAAAAATACTGAGAGGGAGAAATGAGGAATGATCCAATTTTTTCAACAGTTTTAACAATTTGTACACCCTAGTgaaatatctatcaataatatATTTCTAAGTCTATCTTATTTTCATAGTAATCACTTATTTTTATGGGTAGGTAATTATGTATCTGTACCCATATATGAATTGTAATACTTCTATTCCTTaatgataatttcaaaaaaaagtgaaagacatAATGTGGTATACAAACATTAAGCAGAAATGTATAAGCTGGACAGAAACTTGATGACAATATTGGtatgaaaaaaatccagattcTTATACTGCAAActcatattattattttgtcattaaCACAAATTACAAGGCTTTTGTTAGTCTTTCAGTGATTAGCTTCTAGTCTATACCAGTGTTGCCAAACAGGAAattgaaaaacaaccaaaaagttgttaaatatttaagcgaattcctcttttaaaaaaatttctaccCCAGGGCGcctcgatggctcagttggttaagcgtctgactttggctcaggtcatgatctcacagttcatgaggtcaagcctgGCACCGGGCTCTGCACCAGTggtctgaagcctgcttgggattctccctctctctgtctctgtctgcccctttgccacttgcactctctctctctctctctcaaaatacataaataaacttaaaaaaataaaacaaaaattttctacCATGTACTAATAAAGTGAAAACGATATTGTCAGTATTTTCTGTGTAGAAAAATGTATTAAACCTTTGATGATTAAATAATTTGGTACAATCAACTTTAATTGTATGCCATCTATTATTTCTCAAAGATGACCTTTATCccacttctgtttttgttttctattttgtgtgaCGTTAATATTTCCGgccaaattttgttttatgtgtttgatgTGTTAGTATGTATTTTGTTTCCCCAAAATATCTGTGCATAATTTGTgtattgctttatatatatatatatatatatatacacacgcatatgtaaattatatatgtatacttttattgcatatgtgtatataaaatcaCTAGGTAATATGACCAATTAATAGTGTACTTTAATTGACCTTTACTGCCCAATCCTAAATGcatgtttttttctctgctttatttttttctttgctttttttgggATTTCCTTTGTTTAATCTATTTTATGAAaagggatttttaattttttacaattttaagtttctttcgTAAGAAGTAGTTCTGTTTCTTCTGGTGGTTCCATTTGTACTTTTCAAAGAATAATATTTGGACAACAGCATAATCATTCTTAAAGTCTATTaggaaatttaaatcattttcattcatctgtttatttacTCAAAAACATCTGTAATATCTAACATGTGCATGATGTCTTGCTAGACGCTgcaaatacaaatgtaaatacaatatgtacaaatattaaGGGTTTGGTTAAATTGTGGCTGATTCAAGAACATCAGTAGGCTTTTACAATACCATCaaattagaatagaaaaaagagatTGGTCCATCAGGAGATATACTCCTTACCTACAAAGCCTGCCACTTTTCCAATTATTTGATATTAAGAACATTTAAAGGGTGGGTCTCTCTCCTTTCCGAGAAACAGTTGTTCTTCTGAAGAAGGTGATGATTGCAGCTGGATTCAGTGGTAGGAGGACACAAAATAGATTGGAGGGGTGCCAAATCAGGCTGATTCAAGAACATCAGTAGGCTTTTACAATACCATCaaattagaatagaaaaaagagatTGGTCCATCAGGAGATATACTCCTTACCTACAAAGCCTGCCACTTTTCCAATTATTTGATATTAAGAACATTTAAAGGGTGGGTCTCTCTCCTTTCCGAGAAACAGTTGTTCTTCTGAAGAAGGTGATGATTGCAGCTGGATTCAGTGGTAGGAGGACACAAAATAGATTGGAGGGGTGCCAAATCAAACGCCAAAATTACCAGTGTGAGCTGAGTAGGAAAGAGCAAACAGCAATAGAACAGATAGCTGATCTGGCAGAATCCTAATCATGCTTCAGGTCCTAAGAGcatttgtattttcctctttgaaaacTTTCCTGATCTCCACCAAAAGTTGGCTTAGTTGCCCTTTCCCTCTAGTTTTGCCTGATCTGTGATGACACCAGAACCATCTTCAAGGAGCATTCTTATTAATTAGTTTGCCTTGTGCTGCTTTGCTACTTccaaaaaaaatgttgctttttgAAGCATCTAATCTTTCATTCTTCCAtgagaataaagataaaagaaatgtaGGTGGAAAAACTAATCTCCAAGGCACAGATGCAAATCTTGTTGGGGAATTTGATTGCATAAAACTAAGTTAATGGAGCAGGGTTTGGCCAAGGGGTCAGGGGACAGCACCTCCAAATTCTGGTTCTAGTTTCCCtggaaaggttttgttttgttttgtttttttaacttgaacTTTAAACTGTAATAACATGATTTTttggcaaacaaaaaaaaatattgatatttttaatccATCCACTATCCTTAAGTATTCCCTTATGATGACTGGAAGActggaagtttattttgagaagaaattttaacaaatactatatatatatatatatatatatatatatatatacacacacacacacacacacacatatatatacacatatatatgtatactatatatatatgtgtatatatatgtgtgtgtgtgtgtatatatatatataatacatatatatatatatatatatacacacacacacacatatatatacacacatatatatatgtgtgtgtgtgtgtgtgtatatatatatatatatatatatatatatatatatatgataaaagcCAAGGATGAGGCATCATAAATATGAGAGGGTAGAATTCAATATTCACACTAAATGTGAGAAACCCAGTGTTCATCTACTACTCAACTCCAAACTAGCAACCAGTCATATATTCCTGCAGGAAGTAAGTTGGTGGGTTATTTTCTGAACAAATTCAGAGTCCCTAAGAAAAGACATATAACACTGATCACTAAGAATGTCTACAAAGAAGCAATAGTCCCTATAAGAGCTCTCAAAGGAAAAGATACCAACTGATGATATGTATTCATCACCTGGAATCTCAAGTAAGCCTTCAAAGGCTCTTCTGTATTCAGTGTAAGTTAATAGTCAAATGTTGCATAACATTTGAGGAATAGTTCCCAAACTAAAGTTAAAAGATAAAGCAAGCTAGCAAAAATATGATTCAACCTTAGAGGTTATAAAAACAATAGATATGAAGCAGAATAGGTATATTAATACAAATACATaacttagtttatttttcttcactatgTTATAAGCACACAGCATGTCATTACATGGTTTGAGATTAGTATATCCACCAGTCTACATTAACATTAATTATTGTGTTTTGTTATGCCCTTGATAtttgaaacactgaaaacaataataaatagaaCATCTTTGGTAGAAACAGATAATGAAAATCTGCATTcagtttttaatcaaaatattataaatgattaaaataagaatgttacAGTGTAATTTAATTATAGCAACACTTCTGTCAAATCATTTATCTTAAACTCTATTTTTTCCTATCTGCTTTATTCATTATAGTGTGACTGGCTGGACAGCTTTAAGATGCAAAAGTATGTCCCACTAGGGGAAAGTCACTCAAAGCCAGAATCAAGTGGACACAAACTACTGAGTTTCCAGGTATATTTCTTTTAGAGTAACTTGGCTTTAGACAGCTTGTTTGCATTTTTAGATATCagttttcctgtttaaaaatgGATATACTAAATTACCTCATATATTATAATGACATAATATTCATGATTATTTCACAAATTTTTGAGtacttgaacttttaaaaaaggataattcTTATATTCTTTCACCTAATCTGTTACCAAAAGGTTTCTCTGCATAAAAACCTCTACTCTGAATCTATACCTTTGGTTCCTAAAAAAACCAACTCTGTCAAAATAGAGCTTAAGAGGCCAGGCTGTGTTACCAGATTGCTTTCATCTTGTCAGTCTCCATAACTTATAAGATGGAAGGTAATGACCAAGGTTCTGGTAACTCCAATGTCCTTATTCTTCAACTGTAAGAAGGTGGAAATAATGTGACCTGCCTTATGGAGATTTTGTGATGATTAACAGAGTTAAACATGGAATGTGCTATCATGGTTCGTGTCATTAGAAATGTccgattggggcgcctgggtggctcagtcggttaagcgtccgacttcagctcaggtcacgatctcgccatccgtgagtccaagcccctcgtcgggctctgggctgatggctcggagcctggagcctgcttccgattctgtgtctccctctctctctgcccctcccccgttcacgctctgtctctctgtctcaaaaataagtaaaacgttaaaaaaaaaatgtccgaTAAATGTTAGTGGCAGGATCAGAATAATGAAGACTCCTGCATTTCAAAAACATGAAGGTGggtaacatcttttaaaatactgtcaGAGAGAATACTAAGAATTGTAACTTTGTATATGCTTTTCCCTTAGTGAAGGATGTTCCAGGATCTCACACATTCCAACATCTCTAAGTTCCAGGTCTCTGAGTTCATTCTGATGGGATTCCCAGGCATTCACACCTGGCAGCactggctctccctgcccctggctctgCTCTACCTCTTAGCTCTCACAGCCAACATCCTTATCCTGATCATCATCAATCAGGAGGCCACACTGCATCAGCCTATGTACTATTTCCTGGGGATCCTGGCTGTGGTAGACATGGGACTGGCTACCACCATCATGCCCAAGATTTTGGCCATCTTATGGTTCAGTGCCAAGGCCATCAGTCTCCCTGAGTGTTTTGCTCAGATGTATGTCATACATTGGTTTGTGGTTATGGAGTCGGGTATCTTTGTCTGCATGGCTATAGATAGATATGTAGCCATTTGCAAACCACTACGCTATCCAGCAATAGTTACTGATTCTTTTGTGGTCAAGGCAACTGTGTCCATGGCACTTAGAAACAGCCTGGCTACCATCCCAGTGCCTGTGTTGGCTGCTCAGAGACACTACTGCTCACAGAACCAAATTGAGCACTGCCTGTGCACTAATCTTGGAGTCACTAGCTTATCCTGTGATGACAGGACAATTAATAGCATCTACCAGCTACTTCTGGCATGGACACTGATGGGGAGTGACctggctttgatttttttgtcgTATGTTTTGATACTTCACTCAGTGCTGAAACTGAACTCAGCAGAAGCTGCTTCCAAAGCCCTAAGTACCTGTACTTCCCACCTCatcctcattttgttcttttacacAGTCATTGTTGTCATTTCTATCACCCATAGTGCAGCAATCACGCTTCCCCTTGTCCCAGTTCTCCTCAATGTACTACACAATGTCATTCCTCCTGCTCTCAACCCCATAGTGTATGCACTCAAGAATAAGGAACTCAGGCATGGCTTATATAGGGCTCTTAAGTTGAACATCAAAAGCAACTAACATGGAGAAGGGGCTCACTTAGGtaatttcccaaatatttatcCTTATGTTTTTCCAGTCATTATGCATGACAGCAGTACTATGGAAAAAGGGCACTATGGAAGTTTTTCAGTTAATGTAACAAATTAGTGGtaacaaatgaacttaaaaaacaaccagGTGACAATTAGTTTTGAAATGTTTGGCTTTCAAGCAAATATCTTACTGGAAAAGGGGACCATTCCGATTCTTACATTCCCAGGGATTCTAGGGAAAGACAAGTGAAATATACTACTTGACCTTCCTCAGACCTCTCTGAGGAGGTTTatcttttctttgcatatttcacactctttttttcttgtttaagaaTGTCTTTCTCCAgcggtgtgcctgggtggtttagtcagttaaatATCCCTTGATTTTggttggggtcatgatctcagggttcatttAATGGTTCGTCTCatagttcaggagttcaagccccaagttggaatccctgcttgtgattctctctctctctctgtctctctctgtctctccctgctcctccctgttcgttctctataaaaataaataaataaacttaaaaaaatgtctttctccatttctcaatTCACAAGGAAGAAAACACTGATTGTCCAAATTaatcatatttatttgttcaatacATTTCAGTATCAattggaatattttttcccattacaaaTGTCCAGGGAAGCATTCTGATTGTccatatttattttgggaaatcctttctaaaataattaacCATTATCCAAGATCCATACCCTTCATGCATCACTCAGTTAGAAACTAAATAATGTCCTTGGATACCAAagtaacaagaaataaaaatcatgaggggcacctgggtggcccagtcggttgagcgcccaacttcgctcaggtcatgatctcacagtttgtgggttcgagccccacatcgagctctgtgctgacagctcagagcctggagcctgctttgggttctgtgtctgcctctctctgcccctcacctgctcacgttctgtctctcaaaaataaataaacattaagaaacaattttaaaaaagaaataaaaaccatgagaATAACACGCTGTTAATGGATTATTAAAATACTGCAATCTATGTGTCTAGAAAATAACTTTATATGAATATCAACACTAATAGAGGTCTTTGTAACTTGGCAAGACTTTAACAACTGTATATAATTAAAGCATcttcatattttcctattttgaatTCAGGGCATCTAGAATTGCTACACTACTTTGGGGTTTGTGGATTTGTAACATGATTTTCATGGGTTCCATGTTGATAAATTGTTGAAAAAGCAGTTTCCAGAATGAGGAGGAATGTTACAGGGGACAGTAGGCACtgaagaagcaaaatgaaaaaaacatttaatgtaatttacaTTGAGGTGTAGATACACTCTCATAATTTCATTGCTTATAAAATGTATAGCAAACATTATGAATGAAAAAGTATCAGGACTGTTTCTAATATTGCCGATGCCATGGTTACACtacccttaaaattttttctcaatgATCATAACCAAAAGACCATGGTCAtgtttgagataatttttttttgtttttaagcctttTATTCTTCTATGCCAGgctactcactttttttttcaggggGGCTTCATCCACTTAAAGCCATCCTGCTACTCAGTCCAATCTTATTTGGGGATCTCTCTAAGTCATCTTAGAGGCAACTGAAATCTGTGTTTTCCACTTGctgtttattgtttatatatttacctCACCACCCATTTAACTGTTGAATTGACATAGATTGCAAAAATGCTGgtgataaaataggaaaaagatagGAATTTGTGGAACTATGGCATAAGcaaaatatgaataagaaaatataacCTAATTACAAAATTCACAAACAGAAATTTATAGTTATGCTTTCACccaaatgtgaaatttaagaaatttaagaaatgagacagatgaacaatgggggaaaaagagagaagcaacagactcttagctgtggagaacaaactgagggttgctggaggggaaaagGGTGGTGGGTTTAATGGGTgaagggtattaaggagggcacttgtaaggAGCActttgtgttatatgtaagtgatgaatcactaaattcaacTTCTGAAACtcatactacactatatgttagataactggaatttaaataaaaactcaaaactataaaatcaaaagaaaaagaaagaaatgtatatcATGTTGCTTAAAAATTGCTACAATTGGGatttaaattttccttcaatCATTTTGGCTACAAAAAGAAAGTTCTAAATTATAAGTTTCACAAAAACTTAATCAAAACAAGTTGTTCTGGATGGGCTCAACATTCCTGATATTGAGATGGGAGAGGTGATATTTTGCATGAGTTCTAATCAATATAAGCACTTTTATAACTTATGGAACTCCCAATAGCATCTCTATAacaaaaataatggatttttcctgtttgttgttTCATATAGTGTACCTCATAGGACTAAGGAAATAACAAGAAAAGAAGTTTCAGTAAATGCAATTTCATAAGGGCACAATGTTGACCTCACTGCAATCCTGGTATAAAGTTCTcttgtattctttttcatttaagtgTTAAATTGtggatatataaatgaatataagaaATCAGATGTCCTTCAGTCAATCCTTTGTTAATATCACAAATCTtgactttaaaatgtattgaaagtCACTAATACTAGCAGGAATTAGGGGTAATCTGTTAGTGTAATCTGTTAATTAAgggatatttaattatttttgttaatcaaCTAGTTAAATGATATGCACAGGCTTGCCCTAGATCAAGTCAAAAGATATTTCATTTGATTATCTAAGAACCTTCTTAATTTTCACAACACAGCAGTTCATATTATAGCATATGTGCCAGTTGTACAACTGTTTGGACCTCTGGACCAAACATTCCATGAAAAGATTAGTgacttattcatctctgtatcaATAGCATTTAGTATAATGTAAGATGTACACTGTAAGTTATAAATGAATACTTTTGACTGAGCAAGTacattttcttcactttaaaTTTAACAGCCATTGACTTATAATTTATATCACAATTAGCAAAATACCCAGCTCATCGTGATGTGTTAGATTTGCAGCTGCTCCAGAAGATATTAGTAGTATGGAAGAACTTTGAGAGTTGTAGGACTATACCCAAGAGATTCATTGAACCTCATGGAGCCACCTGGAGAAGTTTCAGGTCTGTCTACCTCTATATCCTAACATACATGGAGCTGTAGAATTGTGTCTAACTTCAGCAAGAGAGATAGACTGCAAATGTAAAGTTCAGCATGATGTACATCCAAACAATAAGTTACTATTAGCAATGTAGTATGTTTTAGCTTGCTAGGAACCTTAGGGTAGtgaacaccaaaacaaaaatgtctgttTGTACACTGGAACCCTTGATACAGGATAAGGAAATAATGTAAATGTTGCTCAGTAAGAAGTGCCCgtgtggctcaggcagttaagccttggattcttgatttcaaaataaataaataaagtttttgaaaaatgtcactcagtaaaataaatttctgaagcTGAAAAATAATGTACATCTGATATGATATAGCTCATTTTCTATCGAAgtgtaaaaaaaaacataccttaTTCTCTTCaggcaagtttttttttcattaataatttatttggttTGTGTTCCTGTTAAAAGTTTGGGTTCATTAATTAGCAAAAATCTGGGGGTAAGCAGGTctccttcttttaaatttatttatttactttgaaagaaagagagaaagagagagagagaacacgagcaggagagaaagagggagagagagaatcccacacaggctcaaTGCTGCCAGtgcgagcctgacatggggctcaatctcactagcatgagatcagaacctgagccactattaagagttggttgcttaaccgactgagccacccaggcaccccaagcaggTCTCTTACTTTCACAAGATAGAGATAAAAACTCTCATCTGCACTGACTAGAAAATGAGACGTCTCTAAAATGACCTTGAAAACCTGTGTAAATATCTTTACATGACTCTCTCCACATCTAGATTTGAACTTTGCCTTGAAAAAGActgtaaaatttttatagttgCAAAGTTAGCACATGGTACAATGTCAAGCACCTTCTCAATATATGTTTTTGATTAATATAATAAGCTTTCACTATAAATGTATGTCAACATTACTGTATTACCTAGCCCATTGTTGCCATCAGCTAAAAATTTGAGACGCAAAtattaaattaactaaaaaaacccaaatgttgctaccttatttttaaagtaatattttaattgaggtataacaAAGACACAGATAAGAACAATTCATGACTGCAAAGCTTGGTGAATTAGCATGAAGAGAACACAAGCCAGgtcaagaaatgtattttctcagcaTCTGAATTGCTCCACTCGTGCCCCTTCCAAGTCAATAACCTGAAAATAACCACTCTTTTGACTTTTATCCACATTGATTAGTTTGGGCCTGTTCTTGTGCTTTATGCAAATGCCACCTCATTATTAACTAAGCaacttatatataaatacttgTTAGTTCTTATACTGCAATGAGAGCTGTTATCCATAATTCCTAAAATTACTATATGACTCATATACTTCGTGGTTCAACCTTTTCTATAATTTCCTTAGCAGCAActtagagaaaattaaatgactgaatcaatatttcctttttctccttcagaGCCAGTATAGTTTAAGATGAAGATGTATAGTACACCAGTTAAAAACTTTGTCTCTGGTATCAGAACAGATCATCTCCCAAACACTAACTCGGCCCCCTATTATCTGtatgaaatctgaatttcattcCTAAAATGTGGATGATAATATGCCCTTTTATTCAACCTGTTAGTATTagttcatattataaataaataaaataaatactgagtaTCTCTCTTTAGGGAAGTGGCTTCTCACATTTATAGTCTGTTTTAGAAGAGACACTATCCCATGGTGAGTTCTCCCAGAAGCAGATGTAAGGTAAAAATTTGACTTAAAGGTTTTATTTGGTAGACGATACTGGGAAACATTGATGACAGGGAACATAAGACAAGAAAGACAACGAAATCTGTACAAGGTGTGTAAATAAGCAGGTTACTGACTATAAGTACATGGGCTCAGAacatctggggtttttttttaagataatgttATGGGACATGTATCAGCATTCTCCCACCATGAGATGGGAACACCTGAGGACTTGTCCTCCAAATTCAACTCCAACTCATGGGTCTTAGGTAACTTAATCCCTGGTCACTTCTGGATTTGACTGTTTGCTAGCTAGTGGTAGTTTTCAAGCAGAGTCATCACTTTCAATATGACACTATAGGTAACTGAGGGCCAGAGGATATGGGAGGGGTGCCAAAGCATCTAGTATATTCTACCACCCACAAGATCCAGACCCAGTGGTGTCTGACATTAACTCTAGCTTTTCATGGTCTTTCAAGTTAGCAGCCAGTCACAatttctataataataaaaaaagacaacttgCAACAGGAAGGTTAATGAGACAATATACAAACCCACTGCTGTAGGTGATACTGAAGCAATGATAACCATCATCTCCTAGCTACTTCCTATTATAGATTCTCCTCTCCCATGGTTAGAACTTCTGCTAGCTTATGTTTTATGCCAAagcaaatttatacatttttatcccTGAAGGGACTAAACCCTTAGGTTTCTATGCCCTTTCCAGTATTATTCTTTGCCCTTTTCACTATATTTGCCTATTGATAACCACCAAACATTGGAAGCACCTAGAGTCTGCATTGAACTC encodes the following:
- the LOC123602537 gene encoding putative olfactory receptor 56B2 yields the protein MFQDLTHSNISKFQVSEFILMGFPGIHTWQHWLSLPLALLYLLALTANILILIIINQEATLHQPMYYFLGILAVVDMGLATTIMPKILAILWFSAKAISLPECFAQMYVIHWFVVMESGIFVCMAIDRYVAICKPLRYPAIVTDSFVVKATVSMALRNSLATIPVPVLAAQRHYCSQNQIEHCLCTNLGVTSLSCDDRTINSIYQLLLAWTLMGSDLALIFLSYVLILHSVLKLNSAEAASKALSTCTSHLILILFFYTVIVVISITHSAAITLPLVPVLLNVLHNVIPPALNPIVYALKNKELRHGLYRALKLNIKSN